A window of the Xanthocytophaga agilis genome harbors these coding sequences:
- a CDS encoding tetratricopeptide repeat protein — protein MLFYKGFGQTTLLDKTAEYLKQNNFQSAKETIELASQNEATKNDPRTWYLKGFVYKELYKQNPAVGDNREIAVQSLSKSITLDTKKTYTGSSETALEYLYGTYYNEGIDLLNAKQFEKALKNLKLFIEYRAKTKPDEFYAEALYHAGFISFSLNKKAEAQQYYEQALQKGYKSPLLYDDLSQIYLTANNKVKAVETITTGRKLFPDDSNLRTSEINFYLQLKEYAKAEKLIEDYLKTNPSDTDAMMVAGSVYETIAKKDTTKEEAYFQKRLAIYKKILVKEPNNFLANYNMGIAFYNHAVDLINKPDVYQETITQFNQRIEVISSLIVESKPYIEKASQLSPQNINSLKALSGIYHYLNDRERFQQVQNKIKLLENKY, from the coding sequence TTGCTTTTTTACAAAGGGTTTGGCCAAACAACCCTTCTGGATAAAACAGCAGAGTACCTCAAACAAAATAATTTTCAGTCGGCTAAAGAAACCATTGAGCTTGCCTCTCAAAATGAGGCAACCAAAAACGATCCACGAACCTGGTATCTGAAAGGCTTTGTATATAAAGAACTATACAAACAAAATCCTGCGGTTGGAGACAATCGGGAAATAGCCGTTCAATCCCTAAGTAAAAGCATTACGCTAGACACAAAAAAAACCTATACAGGTTCATCCGAAACAGCGCTTGAATATCTTTATGGTACTTACTATAATGAGGGTATTGACTTGTTAAATGCCAAGCAATTTGAAAAAGCATTAAAAAATCTGAAGCTCTTTATTGAGTACAGAGCGAAAACTAAGCCAGATGAATTTTATGCAGAGGCACTCTATCATGCAGGCTTTATTTCTTTCTCTCTCAATAAAAAGGCAGAAGCACAGCAATATTATGAGCAAGCTTTACAAAAAGGATATAAAAGTCCTTTGCTCTATGACGATTTATCTCAGATCTATCTTACAGCAAATAATAAAGTAAAAGCTGTAGAAACAATTACTACTGGCAGAAAGCTGTTCCCAGATGATTCAAATCTCCGGACAAGTGAAATAAACTTTTATCTTCAACTAAAGGAATATGCTAAAGCAGAGAAACTCATTGAAGATTATCTAAAAACCAATCCCAGTGATACAGATGCCATGATGGTAGCAGGAAGTGTCTATGAAACTATAGCAAAAAAAGACACTACAAAAGAAGAAGCATATTTCCAGAAAAGATTGGCCATCTATAAAAAGATCCTAGTCAAAGAACCCAATAACTTCCTGGCAAATTATAACATGGGAATTGCCTTTTATAATCATGCTGTAGATTTGATTAATAAGCCAGACGTATACCAGGAAACAATTACCCAGTTCAACCAACGCATTGAAGTAATCTCTTCTCTTATTGTTGAATCAAAGCCGTATATCGAAAAAGCATCGCAACTATCTCCGCAAAATATTAATTCACTAAAGGCGTTGAGCGGTATTTATCATTACCTGAACGACAGGGAACGATTCCAACAGGTACAAAATAAAATCAAGTTACTGGAAAACAAGTATTAA